The segment GGTTCATCTAAATTTAACTGATGATAGCCGATCCTCTCTTATGATCCTAGTGCCGGGGGCGGCGAAAGCCCTGGCGGATTTCCTCTATGCTTAACAGCCGCCAGAGAGGGCGCCCATGCGGACAATGGGAGGAAACCCGAAGCCCGTCCAACTGCGCCAGCAATTGCTGCATCTCCTCTATCGTCAGTTTTTGTCCCGCTTTGATCGCCCCCCGGCAGGACATGGTCAGCCGCAGACGCTCTCGGACCTGGCTGCTGTCTTCCACATCCTTCATGGGTGCCAGAGCGTTTACCGTCTCCAGCACCAAGGCTTCCAGGTCCTGGTCTAACAGACAGGCCGGGACCTTTATAATTAAAAAGGTGTTGCCGCCAAAGGGCTCCAGGTCGAGACCGGCTTGGCGCATGATGGGCAAATGGTCCTGCAGCCAAGCGGCCTGGCGTGCTTCCAGTTCCACCGGCCGGGGAAACAGCAAGGGTTGCAAAGCGCCTGATTGCTGCCAAGCAATGGCCAGGGCCTCATAAAGGATGCGCTCATGGGCGGCATGCTGGTCGATGAGGATCAAACCTTCCGGGGCTTCGGCTAGAATATAGCTGGCCTGCAATTGACCCAGGATAAGCAGATCGGCAAATCGCCAGGTATCAGGGGTAGGGGGAGGCGGCGTAAATGACTCGACCGGAGTGGGGCCTGGCCAGGTATATTCTGGCCCCGAACCGGGAGCCGAATCGGGAGTCTGGGGTGGTAACAGCCCGGTGGCCCAGCTTTCCTGGATCTGGGTCAGGGACCCTGGTTGCCAGCCAGCATTGTAGCTGTGGCGGCTGGGGCGGTGGAGGGCCTCCAACCCTTGCCGTAGGGCGGTCAGCACCAGGGCATAGACCCGACCGCTATCCTTAAACCGGATTTCGGCTTTGGCCGGATGGACATTGACATCCACCTGGTCCGCGGGGAGCTCCAGGTTGATCACTGCCGCGGGATAGCGGCCTCGGGGTAAGAGTCCCTGATAACTCTCCCGGAGCGCCGCACTGAGCAGCCGATCACTGACCAGGCGGCGGTTTACCAGCACAAATTGGAAGCGACTGCTGGCCAGACCTTGATCTGGAGACAGCAACAGGCCCCATACCTTATACGGCTCGGCTTCCAGATTAAACGGCAGCATGCGCTCCGCCAGCTCAGTGCCCAGCACCGCCGCCACCCGTTCGGCCAGACCATTGTGGGCCGGAGCTACCAGCACTGCCTTGCCTTGGGCCCGCAGACAGAAATGAACCTCGGGATAGCCCAGGCTGAAGCTGCGCACCTGCTCCAGGATCTGCCCCTGTTCAGCCTGTTTACTTTTCAGGAATTTGCGCCGCGCCGGGGTATTGTAAAACAGCTCCGCCACCGTGATCTGGGTGCCCGCTGCCGTGGCCCAAGGAGAGCTTTCCACTAACTGCCCACCCTCCACCCGGAGGCGGCAACCGACCTCCAAGTCGGGCGGCCGGCTGATCAGCTCCAGCCGGGAGACCGCCGCCATACTGGGTAAGGCTTCACCGCGAAAACCCAGTGTGGCTAATTGCAACAGATCAGACTCTTGCTGCAATTTGCTGGTGGCATGACGCTCCAGACTGAGCCGGGCGTCCTCAGGGGTCATACCGCAGCCATCATCCACCACCCGAATCTGGCGGCGGCCGCCGTCCTCTACCTCTATGGTGATGCTGATGGCCCCGGCGTCCAGAGAGTTTTCAATCAGCTCTTTAACCACCGAAGCGGGACGGGTGATGACCTCGCCGGCGGCAATCTTGCTGGCTACCTCCAAGGGTAAAATGGTGATCCGGCTCACGGGATTGTCCTTGCTTTATTTTTTGGCATTTTTTAAAATTAAAAATTAAGGAGGGCTGTGACCGGTTCTTCTTACCTTCCCCGCCAGTCAGGTTTGGCCTTCTTCGGCTGGCGGGGTTATTATTAAATTAATATAACATAACTTAGGAGCTATAGGGAGTCACTGCTGTGGAATCCCCCAAAACCAAGGCGGAATCATTGTCGGCTAAGGAGGAACTCGTCCTCAAGGTAACCAAAGAGATTATCGTCAAGTTCATCGAAGTGGGGCGGGTCTCACCTGCCAGCTTTAACGAGCTCTTCAAGGTGGTAAATGACACTGTCCGGGACTCAATCAAGTCCTGATGGCCAGATTTCCTAACTGGAATATATTTTTTTATCGGTAACTTATTTAGATAGCTAAAGACGCGCTTCATGATCGCCATAGATTCCATCAGCAAGGAGCCTGACATCGGCTAAGAGAGGGTAAGGGAGGGAGCATGCCGCGGGCTGAAGGACGGTTACCAGGCGAACTGAGACCCATTGAAATTATTCCCAATTATCTGCCCCAGGCCGAAGGCTCGGCCCTGATTTCCCTGGGACGGACCTGGGTATTATGCACGGCCACGGTCGAGGCCCGCGTGCCCCCGTTTTTGCAGAACTCTGGGCAGGGGTGGATCACCGCCGAATATGGCATGTTGCCTCGGGCTACCAACACCCGACGGCCGCGCGAGGGTATTTGGGGGCGAGTTAGCGGCCGTACCCAAGAAATTCAGCGCCTGATCGGACGTTCTCTGCGCGCCGTCACCGATCTTCTGGAACTGGGGGAGCGGACCATTATCCTGGACTGCGATGTCCTACAGGCTGATGGCGGCACCCGCACCGCCGCGGTAACCGGGGCCTTTGTGGCCTTGTGTCAGGCCCTGGCCGGTCTGCAACGCCAGGAACTGCTTGATACTTTGCCGATCCGCGGGCAGGTGGTGGCCGTCAGCGTCGGCTTGGTGGATGGCCAAATACTGGTCGATTTGGATTATCAAGAGGACTCTCGAGCCGCGGTCGATGCCAATCTGGTGGTCACGGAGCAGGGCCAGTTGGTGGAAATCCAGGCCACCGGCGAAGGCGGGCCTTTTGCCCCAGAACTGCTGGGGGAAATGCTGCAGATTGCCCAGACCGGCCTGAAAAAATTATGCCAGTCACAGGAGGACGCCATCCGCCCATGGATGCACCTACCCTGGTGATTGCCACTCATAACCCTGGCAAGGTCAGGGAATTGCAACTACTTCTAAAGAAGCTTGGCATTAATTTAATGAGCTTACAGAATTTTCCGGATTTACCAGAAATCATCGAGGATGGCCCGACTTTCGCGGCCAATGCCCAGAAAAAAGCTCGGGCCGTAGCCCGAGCCACTGGCTTCCCGGCCCTGGCTGATGACTCCGGTCTGGAAGTGGCGGCACTGGGAGGACGGCCAGGGGTCCACTCGGCGCGCTATGCCGCGGATCGCACTTATCCGGACCCGCCCACCGACCAGGACAACTACCTCAAGTTGTTGGAGGAATTGGCCGATATCCCCTGGGACCAGCGCCAGGCCCAATTTGTCTGCGAAATGGTTTTGGCCTTTCCCGATAGCCAGATGGTATCCACCCAGGGAACCTGTAAGGGGATGATTGCCCTAAAACCGCAAGGGCAGCAAGGCTTTGGTTATGATCCGGTCTTCTGGCTGCCGCAATATGGCTGCACCATGGCAGAAATCGACCTGGACCTGAAAAACCAGATCAGCCATCGGGCCCAGGCCCTTAAGGAAATGAAGTCGATCATTGCTGCTCGACTTCAGCCTATGCTAAAACATAAAGCCTCAACCTAATATCATACGGGACGTAGCGCAGCCGGGTTAGCGCGCCTGCCTTGGGAGCAGGAGGTCGGCGGTTCAAATCCGCCCGTCCCGACCATTAAATTGTGTTGGAAATCGGTGAGTTAGCTGAGGTGGGGTTTGAGGCTTTGGAGGCCGAAATCGGGTTTTGTATCAGTTTTGTGTCAACGCTCAGGTTGTTCAGGGCTGCCACTGCCTCTTTCAGGTGGGCCTGAGAAAGGTGGGCATAAAACAGGTCATATTGAGATCAATGTACCCTAAAAGCTCTTGCATAGAAATATTTTTTGGTACTCAGCAAAATTTTGTTCATGTTGGAAATAAGCCCATAACCGCATGGTCAAGTCGATCATTTTTTCAGATCGGGAGACTACCTTTGTCCTGCGGGTAAAAAGGGCTACCCGATGGCGTGTCATTAGTGTCCGGCACAGAAATTGAGTAAAGGTATTTGGTTATTGGCAGATGACGGAGGGCGTTTTTTAGGACAGATGCTCTCCCAAAGGTTACGCCGCTCCATTAACATGGTTTGAATAAGTCGGGTCCACTCCAGGATGCCGAGATCCATAGTGCTTTTGATTTTTAACCAGATAAGCAGCAAATAGG is part of the Deltaproteobacteria bacterium genome and harbors:
- the mutL gene encoding DNA mismatch repair endonuclease MutL, which codes for MSRITILPLEVASKIAAGEVITRPASVVKELIENSLDAGAISITIEVEDGGRRQIRVVDDGCGMTPEDARLSLERHATSKLQQESDLLQLATLGFRGEALPSMAAVSRLELISRPPDLEVGCRLRVEGGQLVESSPWATAAGTQITVAELFYNTPARRKFLKSKQAEQGQILEQVRSFSLGYPEVHFCLRAQGKAVLVAPAHNGLAERVAAVLGTELAERMLPFNLEAEPYKVWGLLLSPDQGLASSRFQFVLVNRRLVSDRLLSAALRESYQGLLPRGRYPAAVINLELPADQVDVNVHPAKAEIRFKDSGRVYALVLTALRQGLEALHRPSRHSYNAGWQPGSLTQIQESWATGLLPPQTPDSAPGSGPEYTWPGPTPVESFTPPPPTPDTWRFADLLILGQLQASYILAEAPEGLILIDQHAAHERILYEALAIAWQQSGALQPLLFPRPVELEARQAAWLQDHLPIMRQAGLDLEPFGGNTFLIIKVPACLLDQDLEALVLETVNALAPMKDVEDSSQVRERLRLTMSCRGAIKAGQKLTIEEMQQLLAQLDGLRVSSHCPHGRPLWRLLSIEEIRQGFRRPRH
- a CDS encoding XTP/dITP diphosphatase: MDAPTLVIATHNPGKVRELQLLLKKLGINLMSLQNFPDLPEIIEDGPTFAANAQKKARAVARATGFPALADDSGLEVAALGGRPGVHSARYAADRTYPDPPTDQDNYLKLLEELADIPWDQRQAQFVCEMVLAFPDSQMVSTQGTCKGMIALKPQGQQGFGYDPVFWLPQYGCTMAEIDLDLKNQISHRAQALKEMKSIIAARLQPMLKHKAST
- the rph gene encoding ribonuclease PH, which produces MPRAEGRLPGELRPIEIIPNYLPQAEGSALISLGRTWVLCTATVEARVPPFLQNSGQGWITAEYGMLPRATNTRRPREGIWGRVSGRTQEIQRLIGRSLRAVTDLLELGERTIILDCDVLQADGGTRTAAVTGAFVALCQALAGLQRQELLDTLPIRGQVVAVSVGLVDGQILVDLDYQEDSRAAVDANLVVTEQGQLVEIQATGEGGPFAPELLGEMLQIAQTGLKKLCQSQEDAIRPWMHLPW